A region of Polyangiaceae bacterium DNA encodes the following proteins:
- a CDS encoding DUF2236 domain-containing protein: protein MVVTRADLERHIAQLREQIGDPRAGIYGPDSVSWRVDKESALFLGGGKAALLQLAHPYVAHAVDQHSATRTDPLGRFQRTFDNVFAMVFGDWETALRCSRRVHAIHTRIRGEITEDVGAFRKGARYDANDEGALLWVHATLLDSAVEAYELVLGPLAARDKERYYDESKRFARLFGISDAVLPASWSAFSEYYRDMLASDVIRVGAPAKEIASFLFKSPSPAFRPLFAWLRTLTAGLLPPRQRAEFGLPWTRTDRALYHASIATLRRTYPRLPRRLRYVPAYVRAQRRLRGVEGPDRVGDLLERLVTVPLARAK from the coding sequence ATGGTCGTCACACGAGCTGACCTCGAGCGGCACATCGCCCAACTCCGCGAGCAAATCGGCGATCCGCGCGCGGGCATCTACGGTCCGGACAGCGTCTCGTGGCGAGTGGACAAGGAGTCCGCGCTGTTTCTGGGTGGCGGGAAGGCCGCGCTCTTGCAGCTCGCGCACCCGTACGTGGCGCACGCGGTGGATCAGCACTCGGCGACGCGGACCGATCCGCTCGGGCGCTTCCAGCGCACCTTCGACAACGTGTTCGCGATGGTCTTCGGCGACTGGGAGACGGCGCTGCGCTGCTCCCGGCGGGTGCACGCCATCCACACGCGCATCCGGGGAGAAATCACTGAAGACGTCGGCGCGTTCCGCAAGGGCGCGCGCTACGACGCCAACGACGAGGGCGCGCTGCTCTGGGTGCACGCCACGCTGCTCGACAGCGCCGTCGAAGCCTACGAGCTCGTGCTCGGGCCGCTCGCGGCGCGAGACAAGGAGCGCTACTACGACGAGAGCAAGCGCTTCGCGCGCTTGTTCGGCATCTCCGACGCGGTGTTGCCGGCGAGCTGGTCGGCGTTCTCCGAGTACTACCGCGACATGCTCGCCTCGGACGTGATCCGGGTCGGCGCGCCGGCGAAGGAGATCGCTTCGTTCTTGTTCAAGAGCCCGAGCCCGGCGTTCCGGCCGCTCTTTGCCTGGCTCCGCACGCTCACGGCAGGGCTCTTGCCGCCGCGCCAGCGCGCGGAGTTCGGCTTGCCCTGGACTCGGACCGATCGCGCGCTCTACCACGCCTCGATCGCGACGCTCCGGCGGACCTACCCGCGCTTGCCGCGGCGCCTGCGCTACGTGCCCGCCTACGTCCGCGCGCAGCGTCGCTTGCGCGGCGTCGAGGGTCCCGATCGAGTCGGCGATCTGCTCGAGCGCCTCGTCACCGTGCCGCTGGCGCGGGCGAAGTGA
- a CDS encoding tetratricopeptide repeat protein has product MLRRVVLCCVLASGVVTSPGLVLAKGAPSAKQADKDGQKAEKQQKWDEAKSAYEKALELDDNPGTRIRLAGVEEKLGNLVEAAAQLKQALESKKLSFAQRAKAKNQLKSLEKRIPTISFDLPKGFGGTVKLDDRELSAGELGAPVPANPGKHEVRAEAEGMKPYKESIELAEKDKKHLSVLMTELPSEEPAEAPAEKAEPKKSGGSNTLAYVALGVGVVGVGVGAFMGLQAKSTKSDIDAKCQNGVCGEDQRDLYDKGKTQANISTAGFIVGAVGLGVGTVLLLTGGKGKVEGKTEARRVTPYVGPKHVGVYGQF; this is encoded by the coding sequence ATGCTGCGTCGAGTGGTCCTGTGTTGTGTGCTCGCGTCGGGGGTCGTGACGTCACCGGGGCTCGTCCTGGCGAAGGGTGCGCCGAGCGCGAAGCAGGCGGACAAGGACGGTCAGAAGGCCGAGAAGCAACAGAAGTGGGACGAGGCCAAGAGCGCCTACGAGAAGGCGCTCGAGCTCGACGACAATCCGGGCACGCGCATCCGGCTCGCGGGTGTCGAAGAGAAGCTCGGCAACCTGGTCGAGGCCGCCGCTCAGCTGAAGCAGGCGCTCGAGAGCAAGAAGCTCTCGTTCGCGCAACGCGCCAAGGCCAAGAACCAGCTCAAGTCGCTGGAGAAGCGCATCCCCACCATCAGCTTCGATCTGCCGAAGGGCTTCGGCGGCACGGTGAAGCTCGACGACCGCGAGCTCTCCGCGGGCGAGCTCGGCGCGCCGGTCCCCGCGAACCCGGGCAAGCACGAGGTGCGCGCCGAGGCCGAAGGCATGAAGCCCTACAAAGAGAGCATCGAGCTCGCGGAGAAGGACAAGAAGCACCTCTCCGTGTTGATGACCGAGCTACCGAGCGAAGAGCCAGCGGAGGCTCCGGCGGAGAAGGCCGAGCCGAAGAAGAGCGGAGGGAGCAACACGCTGGCCTACGTCGCGCTCGGCGTCGGAGTGGTGGGCGTGGGTGTGGGCGCGTTCATGGGCCTCCAGGCCAAGAGCACCAAGAGCGACATCGACGCCAAGTGCCAGAACGGCGTGTGCGGCGAGGACCAGCGCGATCTCTACGACAAGGGAAAAACCCAGGCGAACATCTCCACCGCGGGCTTCATCGTGGGCGCCGTGGGCCTGGGCGTGGGCACCGTGCTGCTCTTGACCGGCGGCAAGGGCAAGGTCGAGGGCAAGACGGAAGCCCGTCGGGTGACGCCCTACGTCGGGCCCAAGCACGTGGGCGTGTACGGGCAGTTCTGA